TTCCGGCGGCGTTGCGGTGCTCAAGGTGGGCGCTGCTACCGAAAGCGAGCTCAAGGAGAAGAAGAGCCGTATCGAAGATGCGCTGCAGGCAACCCGCGCAGCCGTTGAGGAGGGCATCGTCGCTGGCGGCGGCGTAGCGCTTGTGAACGCCATCCCTGCGCTCGACAAGGTGGAAACGGCCGATAAGGACGAAGAAGTCGGCATCAACATCGTGCGCAAAGCACTCGAAGCCCCCATGCGCGCCATCGCTCAGAACGCCGGCTTCGAGGGCAGCGTCGTCGTCGAGCACGTGAAAGGCATGAAGGCGGGCGAAGGCCTGAACTGCGCCACGGGCGAGTACGGCAATATGATCGAGATGGGCGTGAACGATCCGGTGAAAGTTACCCGTACGGCTCTGCAGTCCGCTGCTTCTGTGGGTGCGCTTATCCTCATCACCGAAGCAACCATCAACGAGATCCCGAAAGACGGTCCCGACTTGTCCGCGCTTGCCGGTGCTGCCGGCGGCATGGGCGGGATGATGTAGGCTCGCGCTTCGCAAGAATTCAACACGGGCAGGTGATTCGCACATCCACCTGCCCGCTTAAACTCGGAATCGGGGTGGCCTGTCGGTCGCCCCGATTTTTGCTGCAAGGGGTTTTCTGCGGATGCCACTCGGATAGGTGCATCGAAAGCTGAGCTCTGGTTGTACCTACTCGGCAAAGTTGGCCAGAAACGGCGTCTCTTGAGCTACATAGGGTGTGCAGAGGTTAGGGTTGACGATCCATTCGTCGCATGCAGGTTCGAAGAACTTGTCGATATAGCAGAAGTGGTACGGGGTCGTCATATACTTTCCGAGAAACGATCCGGGTTCGTCGAAATCGCATTCGTATGCGTAGGCCCATGAATCGGAACCCGCCGATTCGGCGATTTTCGCGAACGTGCAGTTTTTTAGACCCGGTACGTGATCGGTCATGCCGTTCATATTCGCTTCCATCTTTGCAACCATGTCGGGATCGGCATCGTCGAGCAAGCTGAAGATGAGGACGCGATGGCATTTCGAGACGCTCGTTTCTTGCAGTGTGAGCGTTCCGTCGCCGTAAGCGACGTATTCGAAACCGGCGACGATCGATTCGTTTTCGAACAGTCCGTATAGCGTTGCCCATGACTCCGCGGCTTTCGCCTGCTCGAACGCAGCTTGGTCTCTGAAGCCGAGCTCGCAGAAGTAATCGCCGCCAGGCATGGGCGGTTCGAGCACAGGGGCGGCAAGGTTGACGTCGGTAATTGCACCCGCAGCGCTTTTGACTTCGGCATCGAATGATTCTCTTGCCCCGCTATCGATCCCCTCGGCAAACGTTGCCATAAAGACTGCGCTAAACATTGTTGAGCACCTCCATATACTCTTCGCTTGCGAAATACGATCGATCTCTCTCGAGTACCCGCTTCCTTACGGCAGCCCACCATTCGACGTAAGCTGGGTTGTACCGTGTTGCCGATGACATAGCCCAAGCGGCGACAGCGATATCGTCGAGCGTCCAAACGATCTGTACGATGTTCGAATCGTTTTCAAGCCACAGAGGCGGCGCTATCGTGGCGTTCACGAAGGCCATCCCGCCTCCCTCTGCCATCGGTCGGTAGGTTTTCAGGTATTCGTCGAGAAACGCCTTTCCGTCGCCTGGTTTGGGCTTGAACGTGTCGACCACGTACACCTTGTTTGCCGATTCGGTTGCGGGTGGAATCTCTTGTTCTTCGGGAGCTCCGCTTTCGGTTTCTTTTTCGGATACCGGCTCGGGTTTCGCTGTCTCTTGCTGAGTGCAGCCTGCCAGGATACCGAGCGATGCAACGCTCGCTGTGGCTCCAACCGCCACGAAAGCTCGTCGGGAAATGCCCGAACTCATACCTTGCATAACCATCCCCTTTCTCATATGTGCGCCGATTTTGCTTCCACTGCTTGCCGACGCCTCCTGCCGCGCAGTTTTTCCGTCGAACGGGCTGTCGAAGTCGATGACGTTCGACCAAACCATTCTTGCTTGACAAACATGGTCTGCTGCACCTAGGCTAAACAGAGGTTTCTCCCAAAACCTGCAAGCTTGCACAGGGCCCATTCGACAGGGACAACCATACCGGGGGGTAGTGCGGCAGTCTGTCTCACGAAAGTGGCTAACCGGCCTTTTTCTGTCATCCGGAAGGTATGATTTGGCAATGCACGGGAGGGAAGCATGCAAGTAGATTTGAAGGCGGGCACGCTCGGTAAGCGACAGGTTGCCAAAACCGCGCTGCTCGATGCGGTCATCTGGTTTTGGTTCCATCAGGTTTCGTACGAAAGCCTGTTTACCCAAAGCGCTGAAATCATACCCTCATTCGGAATATTCAGCCTGATCGGCACCTTGGCAACGGGTACGGGGATCATGCTGGCACGGTGGGATCGCATACCTCTTGCGTTCAGGATCACCGTACCGGTGCTCGCTTCAGCGTCGGCTGCCATGCTCCTTCTGACAAGTCGATTCTCGCTTACCGAAACGGTGTTCGAGGATGTCGGGTTGCTGTTTTTCGCGATCGCCTGCTTCGGATGCCAGATTCTCAGGATCGAGAACTTGGCAAAATGCGATGACGTCAAAACGCTGACGGCTGCTTTGGTGTGTTCGCTGCTCCTCTATTACGTAATCAGTTTTACGGTGCTCGTCCTGCCTCGTGGCGTATACGACCTCTACGTGATGCTCGCGCCCTTCGTGTTGTTTGTCGGTGCAAACAAGCCTCTCGCAGCGACTGAACGCATCGGCAAGATATCGAAAAAGACGTTCTTGCTTACCCCAAACCTCCTTGTTGTAGTGTTTGGCGTTGCGGGCGGGTTCGTATTCTCGAGCGGGAGCATCTCTTCTGCAATGGTGCCGGGCGACGTGCTCACCGCTCCATCGCCTTCTTTTCTGCTTATGTTGCTTCTGTATATGGAGCTCGGGGTGATCGTGTCGTTTGGCCTGCGGTTTAGAAAGGCCATGTATTTCGTCGTCATGAACGTTGCCTGGGCTCTCGGCTCGATACTCGGTGGGTTCGTGTTCCAGTTGACTCCCGCCGTGCCCGATTCTCTGTCGGTGGTCGTTTCCGTTGCCATCGTCGCAAGTTTCTTTGTGTTTCAAAACACGTGGCTTAACGGCCCGAAATACGTGGTGGAGTCGAAGACGATTGCCTCAGAGGATCTGGCACGCGCTCGCGGTCTTTCGAATCGCGAGACTGAAGTGGTGCTGCTTCTGCTGGAGGGAAGGAGCTTGCGCTATATCCAAAGCGAGTTGTACATATCCGAGGGGACTGCGCGCACTCATGTGAAGCGGATCTACGCGAAGCTCGATGTACACTCGAAGCAGGAATTGATCGATTACTTCAAAAACAACGTCGATGCGATGAGTGCGGGGCCTGCGACAGGAAAAGAATAAAAAGGCCGACCCCGTTATGGAGTCGGCCGGTATCGTTTAGATTGGCGTCGCTAGAGGCCGAGCGCATGGTGCACGGCTATCCATCCCATGACGCTACCCGATCCAAGGCTGATGCCACCGCCGACGTATCGGCCGCCCGATACTCCTGACGAGCAGTTGCCGACTGCATACAGTCCGCTTATCGGTTCGCCCATCGAGCTGACCACCTGGGCGTTTTCATTGATGGTCAAGCCGCCTGCGGTTCCGCATGTACCGGGTACGTACACTGCACCGTAGAACGGGGGAGTTGCGACGGGTGCGAGGCACGGATTGGCGATATCTGTCCGCATTCCAGCCATGACGGCGGTCGTATTGAGATCGAGCTGTTTTTCTCCGCGGTGATATACCGGATCGACGCCTTGCTCGGCGTTTTCGTTGAATGCGGCTAACTCTGCAGCTAAACCAGCAGGGTCGATCCCGAGCTTTTCGGCGAGCTCATCGAGCGTGTCTGCTTGAACGAAGTGCGCGGGCATCTCTCCGCTCTCACCCTCGCCGCCATACGTGGCGTCGAAGTAGCCTCCGTCCATCGAGCCGACGGTATGTCCCGGCAGCGAATAGGTGTTCCAGCAGGCGGAATCGCAGATGAAGTACGACGGTATGTTGAGATGTTCCATTTCGCCGTTGTCGTAGTATGAAAATGCTTTGTTGTAGGTGTCGTACGCCGTTGCCTCATTGCCGATGCGACGACCCTTCCTGTTGACGACTACAGCACCTGGCAATCCTCGGTACATCGCCCAGTCGGTTCCCGCGATCTCCTGTGCTATCTCGTTGTTTGCGATCAGCTCTTTCGGATCCTGGCCGGTGGTCAGGATGGCGGGTGCTCCCCAGCACGAATCCATATACGAAAGGTCCGCGCCGACCGCCTGGCCCATTTTGTGACCGTCGCCTGTGTTCGTAGTGCATGCGTTTGTGGCAAGCAGTTTGAACGGCAAATGCTTTGCGCGCATATCCGCGTTGTGATCGAAGCCGCCCGTTGCAAGGATGACGGCGTTCGCCCCGATCGCTATTTCATCGCGGCCTGACGTTGCTCGAGCACCGATTACCGTGCCGTTCGAATCAGTCACCAGGGCGGTTGCAGCTGTTTCCATGAGCACTTCGACGCCCGCATCGTCGAGCGCTGCCTTTAGCTGTTCCCACATTTGGGCTGCCACGAGCGGTCCGGAAGAGTCGGAAGCGCCGAGGCTGGCACGGCCGAAGGGTATCCAGCCGGGAAGCGGCTCGTAGTAGTCGCCGAACAACGTCGACGGGGTCCATGTCCAGCCGAGCACCTCGTTCGTCCATGCGAGGAAATCGTTTCCGTTATCGAGGAAGCTTCCAATGACGGTTTCGTCTGCGCGCCCTTCGCTGGCGCTGAGATAGTACTTGATGACCTCTTCTTTCGAATCGTTTACGCCCGCTTCTTTCGCGGCATCGGAAAGGGGGATTGCCATGCCGCCGCCCGATGTCGCAGCGGTTCCTCCCCAGAGCTTGCCCTTCTCGAGCAGGCAGACGGATGCAGCACCCAGTTTTGCGGCCGCAAGTGCCGAAAATGCGCCAGTACCCGAGCCCACAACGAGGACGTCGACCTGCTTGTCCCATGCGATATCGGATCCAGCGGGCGCCTGCTGGGATTCCTGATTGCTCGAGCATCCGGCAAGCATCCCCGCAGCACCGAGAGCTGCTCCTGATAAAGCAGCTGCTTTCAGGAAATCACGGCGTGCAATATTGTTTTTACTCATGAGTACCTCCCTTTTCGGTTGCCGGCGTCCCGCGCCAGCCCAGCCTCCTTTGCGCCTTGTCGCAGCCGAAGCAAAGTGAAAGAACTGCTTGAGCGTCGAAGTGCGCTCCTGGACCATACGCCGATTACGAAAAAGGGTCTGTCTCACGAAAGCGGCTATATGTCCGCTCCGTGTCATCCGAAAGGTATGAATTGGTGGAAGGCCGACACTCGTCCCGGTAATGCAGTACGTGGGTCGCAAGGCGTTGCTTGGCTGTGGGCTGTTCGTCGAAAGCCGAGGGCGGCCGGTCCGTACACGACCAGCCGCCCTCGGTGCGTTCTTGCCCAGCTCGGCCCTGCGCGCCTACTTCGGGTTTACGAGGTTGCGAATCGTGACGAAGATACCGACGAGCATCTCTACGATCGACATGCCCACGAGAAATCCGCTGAGGAAATCCATGACCTCGCTCGTCGATGAGTCGGGCAGGGTTTGGCCGATGGTAAGCGTGACGAAGCCGAGCATGATGATGAGCAGGCCTACGAGCATGCGCTTTTCGCGCTGCAGCTGTTCGACGGCGTTGAGGGCTTGGCGCACGGTTTCTTCCGACATGGCGTTTTCACGTCCGCTTTCGATGTCTCGTCCGCTCAATAGCTCGTTAAGCGTAACGTGGAGGCGCTCGCAAAGAGGCTCCATGATGGAGCCGTCCGGCAGGCAGCGCCCAGTTTCCCATTTCGACACGGCTTTGCCGGTGATACCGAGCTCGCTGGCGAGTTGTTCCTGGGTAAGCCCGAGCGTTTTGCGCTTGAGGGCGATGAATCTCCCCGTTGTCCGTGCGTCCATGCACTGTCCTCCTTGTTTCGATTCGTCTGATCATACGGCGTTACTTGCGGCAATTCCACCGCTTCGAAGTAGAATATGGTAGATACAAGTGGCCTGAAGGAACAATGTAGCGTCGATGGGAGCCGTCTAT
Above is a genomic segment from Raoultibacter phocaeensis containing:
- a CDS encoding Dabb family protein — protein: MFSAVFMATFAEGIDSGARESFDAEVKSAAGAITDVNLAAPVLEPPMPGGDYFCELGFRDQAAFEQAKAAESWATLYGLFENESIVAGFEYVAYGDGTLTLQETSVSKCHRVLIFSLLDDADPDMVAKMEANMNGMTDHVPGLKNCTFAKIAESAGSDSWAYAYECDFDEPGSFLGKYMTTPYHFCYIDKFFEPACDEWIVNPNLCTPYVAQETPFLANFAE
- a CDS encoding response regulator transcription factor; its protein translation is MQVDLKAGTLGKRQVAKTALLDAVIWFWFHQVSYESLFTQSAEIIPSFGIFSLIGTLATGTGIMLARWDRIPLAFRITVPVLASASAAMLLLTSRFSLTETVFEDVGLLFFAIACFGCQILRIENLAKCDDVKTLTAALVCSLLLYYVISFTVLVLPRGVYDLYVMLAPFVLFVGANKPLAATERIGKISKKTFLLTPNLLVVVFGVAGGFVFSSGSISSAMVPGDVLTAPSPSFLLMLLLYMELGVIVSFGLRFRKAMYFVVMNVAWALGSILGGFVFQLTPAVPDSLSVVVSVAIVASFFVFQNTWLNGPKYVVESKTIASEDLARARGLSNRETEVVLLLLEGRSLRYIQSELYISEGTARTHVKRIYAKLDVHSKQELIDYFKNNVDAMSAGPATGKE
- a CDS encoding FAD-dependent oxidoreductase; amino-acid sequence: MSKNNIARRDFLKAAALSGAALGAAGMLAGCSSNQESQQAPAGSDIAWDKQVDVLVVGSGTGAFSALAAAKLGAASVCLLEKGKLWGGTAATSGGGMAIPLSDAAKEAGVNDSKEEVIKYYLSASEGRADETVIGSFLDNGNDFLAWTNEVLGWTWTPSTLFGDYYEPLPGWIPFGRASLGASDSSGPLVAAQMWEQLKAALDDAGVEVLMETAATALVTDSNGTVIGARATSGRDEIAIGANAVILATGGFDHNADMRAKHLPFKLLATNACTTNTGDGHKMGQAVGADLSYMDSCWGAPAILTTGQDPKELIANNEIAQEIAGTDWAMYRGLPGAVVVNRKGRRIGNEATAYDTYNKAFSYYDNGEMEHLNIPSYFICDSACWNTYSLPGHTVGSMDGGYFDATYGGEGESGEMPAHFVQADTLDELAEKLGIDPAGLAAELAAFNENAEQGVDPVYHRGEKQLDLNTTAVMAGMRTDIANPCLAPVATPPFYGAVYVPGTCGTAGGLTINENAQVVSSMGEPISGLYAVGNCSSGVSGGRYVGGGISLGSGSVMGWIAVHHALGL
- a CDS encoding helix-turn-helix domain-containing protein, with the translated sequence MDARTTGRFIALKRKTLGLTQEQLASELGITGKAVSKWETGRCLPDGSIMEPLCERLHVTLNELLSGRDIESGRENAMSEETVRQALNAVEQLQREKRMLVGLLIIMLGFVTLTIGQTLPDSSTSEVMDFLSGFLVGMSIVEMLVGIFVTIRNLVNPK